From Pseudonocardia autotrophica, one genomic window encodes:
- a CDS encoding bifunctional DNA primase/polymerase: MSWWDSYRAVYGAELRAAAREYVDHGWPLVPGPGAEVLLATGESLDVIEVPAEVGRRVCSTLREAGEVVPVAATPQGTWWFPMTPRHALPAELSLHTDVVLHTDGIGVVAPPTERPDGWVQWRVAPARVGYRVPDAAVIVDAVVDAIRSPGTAGADPVVQTPATGVAALRR; this comes from the coding sequence ATGTCCTGGTGGGACAGCTACCGAGCCGTCTACGGCGCGGAGCTGCGGGCTGCCGCACGCGAGTACGTCGACCACGGCTGGCCCCTCGTGCCGGGGCCGGGAGCTGAGGTGCTGCTCGCCACCGGCGAGTCCCTCGACGTCATCGAGGTGCCCGCCGAGGTCGGTCGCAGGGTCTGCAGCACGCTGCGGGAGGCCGGCGAGGTCGTGCCCGTCGCCGCGACGCCGCAGGGCACCTGGTGGTTCCCGATGACTCCGCGGCACGCGTTGCCCGCCGAGCTCAGCCTGCACACCGACGTCGTGCTGCACACCGACGGCATCGGCGTGGTCGCCCCGCCGACCGAGCGGCCGGACGGCTGGGTCCAGTGGCGCGTCGCACCGGCCAGGGTCGGGTACCGGGTGCCCGACGCGGCCGTCATCGTCGACGCGGTCGTCGACGCGATCCGCTCGCCCGGCACGGCCGGCGCCGATCCGGTGGTGCAGACCCCGGCGACCGGGGTCGCCGCTCTGCGGCGCTGA
- a CDS encoding helix-turn-helix domain-containing protein, which translates to MIAFGTQLVGRTEKALNALLLQELAGTGLDEHRWIALTLTTAGGDDVTGRIARALRVDRATATARLAELAASGLVRIDGPEMVATPRGVALRDRIVAAIGRITADLWGDLPADDLAVAGDVLRTVLSRAEVALAAR; encoded by the coding sequence ATGATCGCCTTCGGCACTCAGCTGGTCGGCCGGACCGAGAAGGCACTGAACGCGTTGCTGCTCCAGGAGCTGGCCGGCACCGGGCTCGACGAGCACCGCTGGATCGCGTTGACACTGACCACCGCCGGCGGCGACGACGTCACCGGCCGGATCGCGCGGGCGCTCCGGGTGGACCGGGCGACCGCGACCGCCCGGCTCGCCGAGCTGGCGGCGTCCGGCCTGGTCCGGATCGACGGCCCGGAGATGGTCGCGACGCCCCGGGGTGTGGCGCTGCGTGACCGGATCGTCGCCGCCATCGGCCGGATCACCGCGGACCTGTGGGGCGATCTTCCGGCCGACGACCTGGCGGTCGCCGGTGACGTGCTGCGCACCGTTCTCTCCCGCGCCGAGGTGGCGCTCGCCGCGCGCTGA
- a CDS encoding DUF445 domain-containing protein: MPSAPLGGFGPGDEQKRRDLRRMKAVATGFLVGATIVFFIAKYLESVQGLPWAAYVRASAEAGMVGALADWFAVTALFRHPLRIPIPHTAIIPRKKDMIGDSLGDFVGENFLSEAVVRDKLERIGVSEQVGLWIGEQRNADRVTTELVTAARALVTVLRDEDVQNVIETVAVRKLMEIPVGPPLGKALEGVLADGAHRRLVDLVCDRAYDWVADNQEMVLRVVHERAPSWTPRFVDDMVADKLFAEIRGYAWGVKTDPEHPLRHAVDRYLAEFARDLQNDPATMDRAEQVKRQVVEHPEVQHFIGRAWTVVKGMVLDAADDPSNELRLRVRDGLMAFGRRLGRDPELSGKLDGWMADAACYVVRHYRSQITTLITETVAKWDAEETSRKIELQVGRDLQWIRINGTVVGALAGLVIHTVGELMF, translated from the coding sequence GTGCCCTCGGCGCCGCTCGGCGGCTTCGGGCCCGGTGACGAGCAGAAGCGGCGTGATCTCCGCCGGATGAAGGCCGTCGCGACCGGGTTCCTGGTCGGGGCCACGATCGTCTTCTTCATCGCCAAGTACCTGGAGTCCGTTCAGGGGCTGCCGTGGGCGGCCTACGTGCGGGCGAGCGCCGAGGCGGGCATGGTCGGCGCGCTGGCCGACTGGTTCGCGGTCACGGCGCTGTTCCGGCATCCGCTGCGGATCCCGATCCCGCACACCGCGATCATCCCGCGCAAGAAGGACATGATCGGTGACAGCCTCGGCGACTTCGTCGGCGAGAACTTCCTCTCCGAGGCGGTCGTCCGCGACAAGCTGGAGCGGATCGGCGTCAGCGAGCAGGTGGGGCTCTGGATCGGGGAGCAGCGCAACGCCGATCGCGTCACCACGGAGCTGGTGACGGCCGCCCGCGCCCTGGTGACCGTGCTGCGCGACGAGGACGTGCAGAACGTCATCGAGACGGTCGCCGTCCGCAAGCTGATGGAGATCCCGGTCGGCCCGCCGCTGGGCAAGGCGCTCGAGGGCGTCCTCGCCGACGGTGCGCACCGCCGGCTGGTCGATCTCGTCTGCGACCGGGCCTACGACTGGGTCGCCGACAACCAGGAGATGGTGCTGCGGGTCGTGCACGAGCGGGCACCGTCGTGGACCCCCCGGTTCGTCGACGACATGGTCGCCGACAAGCTCTTTGCCGAGATCCGCGGCTACGCCTGGGGGGTCAAGACCGATCCGGAGCACCCGCTGCGGCACGCGGTGGACCGCTACCTCGCCGAGTTCGCGCGCGACCTGCAGAACGACCCCGCCACGATGGACCGGGCCGAGCAGGTCAAACGTCAGGTGGTGGAGCACCCCGAGGTGCAGCACTTCATCGGGCGGGCCTGGACGGTCGTGAAGGGCATGGTGCTCGACGCCGCCGACGACCCGTCCAACGAGCTGCGGCTGCGGGTGCGCGACGGTCTGATGGCGTTCGGCCGGCGGCTGGGCCGCGATCCCGAGCTGAGCGGCAAGCTGGACGGCTGGATGGCCGACGCCGCCTGCTACGTCGTCCGGCACTACCGGTCCCAGATCACCACGCTGATCACCGAGACGGTCGCGAAGTGGGACGCGGAGGAGACCTCCCGCAAGATCGAGCTCCAGGTGGGCCGTGACCTGCAGTGGATCCGGATCAACGGCACCGTCGTCGGTGCGCTGGCGGGGCTGGTGATCCACACCGTCGGTGAGCTCATGTTCTGA
- a CDS encoding helix-turn-helix domain-containing protein yields MSTRPDPATGSAGESKPSAEPSERVGQAVEHVGQVVGQAQQVVGHAVEDIGSYIRAQREAAQVSMRQLARTAGVSNPYLSQVERGLRKPSAEILQQLAKGLRISAEALYVRAGILEERPAGKVTDAVLTDPTLTERQKRVLLDVYESFRRENGLTGSAAGSTTDSADSTAATPTETRK; encoded by the coding sequence ATGTCCACCAGACCGGATCCCGCAACGGGATCGGCCGGTGAGTCCAAGCCCTCCGCCGAGCCGTCCGAGCGCGTCGGTCAGGCCGTCGAACACGTCGGCCAGGTCGTCGGCCAGGCCCAGCAGGTGGTCGGGCACGCGGTGGAGGACATCGGGTCCTACATCCGCGCCCAGCGCGAGGCCGCACAGGTCTCGATGCGCCAGCTGGCCCGCACGGCGGGGGTGAGCAACCCCTACCTGAGCCAGGTCGAGCGTGGACTGCGCAAGCCGTCCGCGGAGATCCTGCAGCAGCTCGCGAAGGGCCTGCGGATCTCGGCCGAGGCGCTGTACGTGCGTGCCGGGATCCTCGAGGAGAGGCCCGCCGGCAAGGTCACCGACGCGGTGCTCACCGATCCGACCCTCACCGAGCGGCAGAAACGAGTGCTGCTCGACGTCTACGAGTCGTTCCGCAGGGAGAACGGTCTCACCGGCAGCGCCGCCGGCAGCACTACCGACAGCGCTGACAGCACTGCCGCCACACCGACAGAGACGAGGAAGTGA
- the crcB gene encoding fluoride efflux transporter CrcB — protein MRRVHSVGPRTRGVAAVAAGGVVGAEIRYLLGVAFPADPGGWPWTTFWINITGCLLIGVLYTVLAGADRPNPLLRPLLGVGVLGGYTTFSTWSVETVQLAEHGRYGLALGYALASPVVATAACAVAVVLTRRIGRARWTR, from the coding sequence GTGAGGCGTGTGCATTCGGTCGGTCCTCGTACCCGCGGCGTCGCCGCGGTCGCGGCCGGGGGCGTCGTCGGCGCCGAGATCCGCTACCTGCTCGGTGTCGCGTTCCCGGCGGATCCCGGCGGCTGGCCGTGGACGACGTTCTGGATCAACATCACCGGCTGTCTGCTGATCGGTGTCCTCTACACCGTGCTGGCCGGGGCGGATCGGCCGAACCCGCTGCTGCGCCCGCTGCTCGGAGTCGGCGTGCTGGGCGGGTACACGACGTTCTCCACCTGGTCGGTCGAGACGGTGCAGCTCGCCGAGCACGGCCGCTACGGCCTGGCGCTGGGCTACGCGCTGGCATCGCCGGTGGTCGCGACCGCAGCCTGCGCCGTCGCCGTCGTGCTGACCCGCCGGATCGGCAGGGCCCGATGGACCCGCTGA
- a CDS encoding ATP-dependent Clp protease proteolytic subunit — MPVLSTPSDPADRLLGARIVLLARELDDEVAAETCARLLLLAAEDPRRDVTLYLLSPGGSPVAAMAVHDTIRTLGVDVVTVAAGSIAGPVPFLVAAGTPGKRYALPHAALLPSAWDAAGQVRGAHPGDVRVRADHLAHRRAEIDALTERYCGAALPDEARSRWLNAAEAVTFGLADHIRGSDS; from the coding sequence ATGCCCGTCCTGTCCACCCCGTCCGATCCCGCCGATCGGCTGCTCGGCGCGCGGATCGTGCTGCTCGCCCGCGAACTCGACGACGAGGTCGCCGCCGAGACGTGTGCCCGGCTGCTCCTGCTCGCCGCGGAGGACCCGCGGCGCGACGTCACCCTGTACCTGCTCTCCCCCGGCGGCTCGCCGGTGGCCGCGATGGCCGTGCACGACACGATCCGCACCCTCGGCGTCGACGTGGTCACGGTCGCGGCCGGCTCGATCGCCGGGCCGGTGCCGTTCCTGGTGGCGGCCGGCACCCCCGGCAAGCGGTACGCGCTGCCGCACGCGGCGCTGCTGCCCTCGGCGTGGGACGCGGCCGGTCAGGTCCGCGGGGCCCATCCGGGCGATGTGCGCGTCCGGGCCGATCATCTGGCCCACCGGCGGGCGGAGATCGACGCGCTCACCGAGCGGTACTGCGGCGCGGCGCTGCCCGACGAGGCACGGTCGCGCTGGTTGAACGCCGCCGAGGCGGTGACGTTCGGGCTCGCCGACCACATCCGGGGTTCGGATAGCTAA
- a CDS encoding cold-shock protein, translating into MPQGTVKWFNAEKGFGFIATDDEGPDVFVHYSAIEANGFRSLEENQRVDFQASQGKKGPQADSVRVI; encoded by the coding sequence ATGCCGCAGGGCACCGTCAAGTGGTTCAACGCCGAGAAGGGCTTCGGCTTCATCGCCACCGACGACGAGGGACCGGACGTTTTCGTCCACTACTCCGCGATCGAGGCCAACGGCTTCCGGAGCCTGGAGGAGAACCAGCGGGTCGACTTCCAGGCCAGCCAGGGCAAGAAGGGCCCGCAGGCCGACTCGGTCCGCGTGATCTGA
- a CDS encoding ATP-binding cassette domain-containing protein, giving the protein MLLLDEPDNYLDVPGKEWLEQQLRDTVKTVLFVSHDRELLRRSADRVVTIELHPAGNTVWTHGGGFGTYDEARADRMERLDELRRRWDEDRSRLLRLLHELKQKASYNDGMASRYQAARTRLARFDAAGPPEAVPRRPRLQMRLGGGRTGQRALTCQDLVLDGLTKPLSVEVFYGDRVAVLGPNGTGKSHFLRLLATLDPDASDGAEQVAHHGTVRLGARVVPGWFAQTHQHPEFTGHDLADLLIAGGPHRPGADPEYAMRALARYDLAGAADRGFDTLSGGQQARFQVLLLELRGATMLLLDEPTDNLDPYSADVLQEAIGAFDGTVLTVTHDRWLTRAFDRFLIFHHDGTVSESSEPVWDSR; this is encoded by the coding sequence GTGCTCCTGCTCGACGAGCCGGACAACTACCTCGACGTCCCGGGCAAGGAATGGCTCGAACAGCAGCTCCGCGACACGGTCAAGACGGTGCTGTTCGTGTCGCACGATCGGGAGCTGCTGCGCCGCAGCGCCGATCGGGTCGTCACGATCGAACTCCATCCGGCCGGCAACACGGTCTGGACGCACGGTGGCGGGTTCGGGACCTACGACGAGGCCCGCGCCGACCGGATGGAGCGCCTCGACGAGCTGCGCCGGCGCTGGGACGAGGATCGCTCCCGGCTGCTGCGGCTGCTGCACGAGCTGAAACAGAAGGCCTCGTACAACGACGGCATGGCCAGTCGCTACCAGGCCGCCCGCACCCGGCTGGCCCGGTTCGACGCCGCCGGCCCGCCGGAGGCCGTCCCGCGCCGGCCCCGGCTGCAGATGCGACTCGGTGGTGGCCGCACCGGGCAGCGGGCGCTGACCTGCCAGGATCTGGTGCTCGACGGACTGACGAAACCCCTCTCCGTCGAGGTGTTCTACGGCGACCGGGTCGCCGTTCTCGGACCGAACGGCACCGGCAAGTCGCACTTCCTGAGGCTGCTGGCGACCCTCGACCCGGACGCGTCCGACGGTGCCGAGCAGGTCGCCCACCACGGAACCGTCCGGCTCGGGGCGCGGGTGGTCCCGGGCTGGTTCGCCCAGACCCACCAGCACCCCGAGTTCACCGGACACGACCTGGCCGATCTCCTGATCGCCGGGGGACCGCACCGTCCCGGAGCCGATCCCGAGTACGCCATGCGGGCGCTGGCCCGCTACGACCTGGCCGGCGCCGCCGATCGCGGTTTCGACACGCTCTCGGGTGGCCAGCAGGCCCGCTTCCAGGTGCTGCTGCTGGAGCTGCGGGGCGCCACGATGCTGCTGCTCGACGAGCCGACCGACAACCTCGATCCCTACTCCGCCGACGTGCTGCAGGAGGCGATCGGCGCGTTCGACGGCACCGTCCTCACCGTCACCCACGATCGCTGGCTGACGCGCGCATTCGACCGGTTCCTGATCTTCCACCACGATGGGACGGTGTCCGAGTCCAGTGAGCCGGTGTGGGACAGCCGATGA
- the mftR gene encoding mycofactocin system transcriptional regulator (MftR, the mycofactocin system transcriptional regulator, is an uncharacterized TetR family DNA-binding transcription factor. Its role is inferred by context. It occurs as part of the biosynthesis locus for mycofactocin, a partially characterized electron carrier derived from the terminal Val-Tyr dipeptide of the precursor peptide MftA, through a radical SAM enzyme-mediated process.) encodes MTGNSRDDTDGSGAVSPLRRAGRRPVTSRSEIEHIALEMFSDHGFEHTTVDDVASAAGIGRRTFFRYYASKNDVAWGSFDEQLVRMRAVLAAQPADLPVLEGIRRAVLEFNHVEPAEQPWHRRRLRLILGTPALQAHSTLRYAAWREVVADHVAERRGEPASALVPQSIGHACLGVCLAAYERWLADDGAELAGLLDSVFESLIGGWSAELG; translated from the coding sequence TTGACCGGTAACAGCCGGGACGACACGGACGGATCCGGCGCGGTCTCCCCGCTGCGCAGGGCCGGTCGGCGGCCGGTGACCTCACGGTCCGAGATCGAGCACATCGCGCTGGAGATGTTCAGCGACCACGGCTTCGAGCACACGACCGTCGACGACGTCGCGAGCGCGGCCGGCATCGGCCGGCGCACCTTCTTCCGTTACTACGCCTCGAAGAACGACGTCGCCTGGGGATCGTTCGACGAGCAGCTGGTCCGGATGCGCGCGGTCCTCGCGGCCCAGCCGGCCGATCTCCCGGTGCTCGAGGGCATCCGGCGGGCGGTGCTGGAGTTCAACCACGTCGAGCCGGCCGAGCAGCCCTGGCACCGCAGGCGGCTGCGGCTGATCCTCGGCACTCCCGCGCTGCAGGCCCACTCCACACTGCGGTACGCCGCGTGGCGTGAGGTCGTGGCGGACCACGTCGCGGAGCGGCGGGGCGAGCCGGCGTCTGCGCTCGTCCCGCAGAGCATCGGGCACGCCTGCCTGGGGGTGTGTCTCGCGGCATACGAGCGCTGGCTGGCCGACGACGGCGCCGAGCTGGCCGGGCTGCTCGACAGCGTCTTCGAGTCGCTCATCGGGGGCTGGTCCGCCGAGCTGGGCTGA
- a CDS encoding TetR/AcrR family transcriptional regulator translates to MSRVRAEDARPRILEAVFTLIQGGGIAEVSQRRVSAESGINVGSVRHHFPTSESMMIAAAEEVGRRMEVRLAHCARPVPGDGRSALAALRSVCLAVIPTGDDGHRELVVLQEFLAAARLSDTYRPFATRMGDDLRSVLRAALEPVVGAADLDVEVELLVALIVGVSAERVQPHGVAPAIGPRQVVDRHLARLTAPPAR, encoded by the coding sequence ATGAGCAGGGTGCGTGCCGAGGACGCCCGGCCCCGCATCCTGGAGGCGGTGTTCACCCTCATCCAGGGCGGCGGGATCGCCGAGGTGTCACAACGCCGGGTCAGCGCGGAATCGGGAATCAACGTCGGCTCGGTCCGGCACCACTTCCCGACGAGCGAGTCGATGATGATCGCCGCCGCCGAGGAGGTGGGACGGCGGATGGAGGTCAGGCTCGCGCACTGTGCCCGGCCCGTTCCCGGCGACGGCCGGTCGGCACTCGCCGCCCTCCGGAGCGTCTGCCTCGCCGTGATCCCCACCGGCGACGACGGCCACCGCGAGCTCGTCGTGCTGCAGGAGTTCCTGGCCGCAGCACGGCTGAGCGACACCTACCGCCCCTTCGCCACCCGGATGGGAGACGATCTCCGCTCGGTGCTGCGGGCCGCCCTGGAGCCGGTCGTCGGGGCGGCCGACCTCGACGTCGAGGTCGAGCTGCTCGTCGCGTTGATCGTCGGCGTCTCCGCCGAGCGCGTCCAGCCGCACGGTGTGGCTCCGGCGATCGGTCCCCGCCAGGTCGTCGACCGGCATCTGGCACGCCTCACGGCGCCGCCCGCCAGGTGA
- the crcB gene encoding fluoride efflux transporter CrcB, producing MDPLTILLVGLGAAVGAPLRYLADTAVRSRLDPVFPWATFAVNVAGSLLLGALVGAAGTLPPEIGALLGTGFCGALTTYSTFGYELVTLAERRVTATAVGYLLASVVIGILAAAAGWALVRLAL from the coding sequence ATGGACCCGCTGACGATCCTGCTGGTCGGCCTGGGTGCCGCGGTGGGTGCGCCGCTGCGCTACCTGGCCGACACCGCGGTCCGCTCCCGGCTCGATCCGGTCTTCCCGTGGGCGACGTTCGCGGTGAACGTCGCCGGCTCACTTCTGCTCGGCGCGCTCGTCGGCGCGGCAGGCACGCTGCCACCGGAGATCGGGGCGTTGCTCGGGACCGGATTCTGCGGGGCGCTGACGACCTACAGCACATTCGGGTACGAGCTGGTCACGCTGGCCGAGCGGCGCGTCACCGCTACCGCGGTCGGTTACCTGCTCGCGAGTGTGGTGATCGGGATCCTCGCCGCGGCGGCCGGGTGGGCGCTCGTCCGGCTGGCGCTCTGA
- a CDS encoding MerR family transcriptional regulator gives MRVSELSRSSEVPVATIKYYLREGLLHRGETTSPNQARYDESHLRRLRLIRALVEVGGLPIAVVRDVLAAVDDPDTGLHRMLGRTVYAVTGTGDGGGSFAERAEAEVRALTAHTGWTVSESAPALAGARSVLARMHELGHAPDERTLQRWAEAADRIGEADLDAVGRIADREEVAETALVATVLGDALLAALRRIAQESHSAGRYPDGNE, from the coding sequence GTGCGCGTGTCAGAGCTGTCCCGGTCGTCCGAGGTCCCGGTCGCGACGATCAAGTACTACCTCCGCGAGGGTCTGCTGCACCGCGGCGAGACGACCTCGCCCAACCAGGCTCGCTACGACGAGTCCCATCTGCGGCGGCTCCGGCTGATCCGGGCCCTGGTGGAGGTCGGCGGGCTGCCGATCGCCGTCGTCCGGGACGTCCTCGCCGCCGTCGACGACCCGGACACCGGACTGCACCGGATGCTCGGGCGCACCGTGTACGCGGTCACCGGGACCGGCGACGGCGGCGGCAGTTTCGCCGAACGCGCCGAGGCCGAGGTACGCGCCCTCACCGCGCACACCGGCTGGACGGTCTCCGAGAGCGCACCCGCACTCGCCGGGGCGCGCAGCGTGCTGGCCCGGATGCACGAGCTCGGCCACGCACCGGACGAGCGCACCCTGCAGCGGTGGGCGGAGGCGGCCGACCGGATCGGCGAGGCGGACCTGGACGCCGTCGGGCGGATCGCGGACCGGGAGGAGGTCGCGGAGACCGCCCTGGTGGCGACGGTGCTGGGCGACGCACTGCTCGCGGCGCTGCGCCGGATCGCCCAGGAGAGCCATTCAGCGGGCCGGTACCCGGACGGAAACGAATAG
- a CDS encoding sigma-70 family RNA polymerase sigma factor — protein MSAPARAGSSSGSTGSAGSTDNTDSRPLDLQIEDYRRELTGYCYRMLGSAFEAEDAVQDTMVRAWKGLAKFDGRSSLRSWLYRIATNVCIDALNGRKRRAVPMDLGAPGAPVAESLREPLPDATWLEPMPDARVSTPAGDPADKAIAKETIRLAFIAALQHLPARQRVVLILREVLCWRAAEVAELLDTSVASVNSALQRARATLSEQGVSEAAPGTTPVVDPAQTELLMRYMEAFEAFDMEALTALLHSDVEQNMPPLELWFRGRDDVIAWMASGPGQACRGSRVTPVEINGTVGFAQWKPSGPNGEFEAWGITALRIEDGAVTGLSIFLNTELFAYFGLPLALADRPELWEPKTAGIAGGETVAPTA, from the coding sequence ATGAGCGCACCCGCCCGGGCAGGCAGCAGCTCCGGCAGCACAGGCAGCGCCGGCAGCACAGACAACACGGACAGCCGACCGCTGGATCTGCAGATCGAGGACTACCGCCGCGAGCTGACCGGATACTGCTACCGGATGCTCGGGTCCGCGTTCGAGGCGGAGGACGCGGTGCAGGACACCATGGTCCGCGCCTGGAAGGGCCTGGCGAAGTTCGACGGACGGTCCTCGCTGCGGTCGTGGCTGTACCGGATCGCCACCAACGTCTGCATCGACGCGCTGAACGGCCGCAAGCGGCGCGCCGTGCCTATGGATCTCGGCGCCCCGGGGGCACCGGTCGCGGAGTCGCTGCGCGAGCCGCTGCCCGATGCCACCTGGCTGGAACCGATGCCCGACGCGCGGGTCTCCACCCCGGCCGGCGACCCGGCCGACAAGGCGATCGCGAAGGAGACGATCCGGCTCGCCTTCATCGCGGCGCTGCAGCACCTGCCCGCCCGTCAGCGCGTCGTCCTGATCCTGCGTGAGGTGCTCTGCTGGCGTGCCGCCGAGGTCGCCGAGCTGCTCGACACGTCCGTGGCCTCGGTGAACAGTGCGCTGCAGCGGGCCCGCGCGACCCTGTCCGAGCAGGGGGTCTCCGAGGCCGCACCCGGTACCACGCCGGTCGTCGATCCCGCGCAGACCGAGCTGCTGATGCGCTACATGGAGGCGTTCGAGGCGTTCGACATGGAGGCGCTGACCGCGCTGCTGCACTCCGACGTCGAGCAGAACATGCCGCCGCTGGAGCTGTGGTTCCGCGGCCGCGACGACGTGATCGCCTGGATGGCGAGCGGGCCCGGCCAGGCCTGCCGTGGATCGCGGGTCACCCCGGTGGAGATCAACGGCACGGTCGGATTCGCGCAGTGGAAGCCGTCCGGCCCGAACGGCGAGTTCGAGGCCTGGGGCATCACCGCACTGCGGATCGAGGACGGCGCGGTCACCGGGTTGAGCATCTTCCTCAACACCGAGCTGTTCGCCTACTTCGGGCTGCCGCTCGCGCTGGCCGACCGGCCGGAGCTGTGGGAGCCCAAGACCGCCGGGATCGCGGGCGGTGAAACCGTTGCGCCGACGGCGTAA
- a CDS encoding MarR family winged helix-turn-helix transcriptional regulator → MTDEGRLDGLASRLLGLSARHAERVVGTELARVDAHRWHYAVLATLAERGPASQAALGVRTGIHTSDLVGLIGELVGRGEVTRGPDPADRRRNVVDLTAAGRERLHLLDAVLDDAQNELLAPLSPGRRAELVRLLRILVEHHGHPEPGEGSGVSGRRPRSG, encoded by the coding sequence ATGACGGACGAGGGACGGCTGGACGGACTGGCGAGCCGGCTGCTGGGGCTCTCCGCCCGGCACGCCGAGCGGGTGGTCGGCACCGAGCTGGCCCGGGTCGATGCGCACCGGTGGCACTACGCGGTGCTCGCGACGCTGGCCGAGCGCGGCCCGGCCAGCCAGGCCGCGCTCGGTGTGCGGACCGGCATCCACACCAGTGACCTGGTGGGGCTGATCGGGGAACTGGTCGGGCGCGGCGAGGTCACCCGTGGCCCGGATCCGGCCGACCGGCGTCGCAACGTCGTCGATCTGACCGCTGCCGGGCGGGAGCGGCTGCACCTGCTCGACGCCGTGCTGGACGACGCCCAGAACGAGCTGCTCGCGCCGCTCTCGCCGGGGCGCCGGGCGGAGCTCGTCCGGCTGCTCCGGATCCTGGTCGAGCACCACGGCCATCCGGAGCCGGGCGAGGGGAGCGGGGTCAGTGGCCGCCGGCCCCGGTCCGGCTGA
- a CDS encoding DUF2516 family protein, producing MELLYVLDQWIIFALKIAALPVGGYALLHAVRQRADAFTAAGKLTKNAWLGITGVGLFLLIITPGPMYGGAMFWLAAMVAVLVYIVDVKPAVVEVQGGGPRW from the coding sequence GTGGAACTGCTGTACGTCCTCGACCAGTGGATCATCTTCGCCCTGAAGATCGCTGCACTCCCGGTGGGCGGATACGCACTCCTGCACGCCGTGCGCCAGCGCGCCGACGCCTTCACCGCTGCCGGGAAGCTCACCAAGAACGCCTGGCTCGGCATCACCGGCGTCGGGCTGTTCCTGCTGATCATCACCCCCGGCCCGATGTACGGCGGCGCGATGTTCTGGCTGGCGGCGATGGTGGCGGTGCTCGTCTACATCGTCGACGTCAAGCCCGCGGTGGTCGAGGTGCAGGGTGGCGGCCCACGCTGGTGA